The Streptomyces sp. R28 region GCTGGGCCCCCGGTGCCCCGCCCGGCGCCATGGGGGCGCTCCAGGACAGGGACGGGTCCGGGGAGAAGGCGGCGGCGTGGCCGTGGCCGCCGGCGGCGTGGCCGTTCGTGGCCTGCTGTTCGGCGTGGGTGGGCCCGGCGGGATTCGAGGCCGCGTACGCCCGGCTCGCGGGACCGTGTCCGGCCGACGGCTCCGGCGTGGGACGCAGCGGGGGCAGAGGGCCGGGACCGGCGGGGCGAGCGGGTTCGGCGGGCGCGGCGTCGGGGTGGGTGGCCGGCTCCTGGGGCATGCCGACGGAGCCCTGCGCGGGGCCGGTGCCCTGCTGGGGAGGCGCGGCGGCGGGGCCCCGTGTGGCGGACGGTCGGTTGTCGGCCGCGGGCGACGGTTCCGCGGGGATCGGACGGAGGCGGAAGGTGGTCTCCGCGGCGGTCTCGGCGGGGGCGCCCGTGCGGCGTGGCGTGGCGGGACGCTCGGCGGCCGGGCGGGGCGGTATTCCTCCGGGTGCGGGCTGTCCGGCGTCCTCGCGGCGCAACGATCCGCCACTGTCCCGACGCCCTTCGTCGGCGTCGGTGTGTCCCGCCGTCGGCGGCGCGTCCGGGAAGCGTGCCGAGGCACGGGGTGGGGGCGGGGACGTGGGGGCTGCGCCGGCGGCTGCGGGGCCCTGGCCGGTCCGGTCGCCGTGCGGGGGCCTCGAAGGGGCACCTGAGCCGTCTGCGCCCGTCGACCCGGCGCGGACGCTGTCGGCGACGCCGCTGCTCCGAGGCGACGGCACGGCACGTGAGCCGTCCGAGCCCGGCGATCCGGCCCAGGCCCGCGGGTCCGGGGATCCGGAGCCGACGCCGTCGGCCCGCGACGGCGCGGCGGCCTCGCCACGTGTCGGCACAGGACCGGCCGATCCCCGCCTCACGCCGGCACCACCACGCACCGGCCCTCCCGACCCCGAGACCGGTACACCGCCGACACCGTCAGGCACCGGTCCCTCCGTTCGCGAACCCTCGCCGGGCGCCCGTGTGGTCTGTGCGCCCGGAACCGTCTGCTCACCCTGTGTGTCGCCGGGCATCGGCGGCTGGGCGGGTCTCGGCGGTGTGATCGGGCGGGGCGGGGCGGCGGGCGGCGGGGGTGCCGTGGGGCGTGGGGGGACGGGGGCGCGGCGCGCTTCCGTGCTCATGCACCCCCCGTTTCCTCGTGCCCGGGCCCATCCTCGTACGCGGGCCGTCGTCGCGTTGTCCGTCTGCCCGGCGCGGACTACCCGACCAGGCACGCATACCCGCACGGGCGGGGCGTCATCCCGGCGCGGTCGTGCGGCCGGGGCTTTCCCCACACATGCGTGCGCGTCACTCTACGGGTTGCTCCTGCGCGAACGGGAACCAGTCCGGGACCCCGTGTGCATCTGCCCGGAACATCCCCCTACCCTGCGGTAATCCTGCATGGCAGGCTTCGTTCATGACTGCGCGCGCCGCCGACCGGGCCCGTTACGACCGGGCCACCGCCCATCTCGACGCCCCTCTCGCGATCGTGGACCTGGACGCCTTCGACGCCAACGCGGACGACCTCGTCCGCCGCGCCGCCGGAAAGCCGATCCGCGTCGCCAGCAAGTCCGTACGCTGCCGTGCCCTGCTGGAGCGGGTGCTCGCGAAGGACGGATTCGCGGGGATCATGTCCTTCACGCTCGCCGAGTCCCTGTGGCTGGCACGGTCCGGGTTCGACGACGTTCTTCTCGCCTATCCGTCCGCCGACCGCGCCGCCTTCGCCGAGCTGGCCGGCGATCCCAAGCTCGCCTCCGCCGTCACCGTGATGATCGACGATCCGGCTCAGCTGCGGCTCATCGACGACTCCCGGGACGGGGGACGTGAGGTCGTCCGGGTCTGTCTGGAGTTGGACACCTCGCTGAAGATGCTCGGCGGGCGTGTGCGCGTCGGCGCCCGGCGTTCGCCGCTGCACTCCCCCGGGCAGGTCGCCGACATGGCTCGGGTCGTCGCCCGGCGGCCCGGGTTCGAGCTGGTCGGGATCATGGCGTACGAGGGGCACATCGCCGGGGTCGGGGACGCCGTGGCGGGGCGGCCGTTGCGGTCGCGTGCCGTGCGGCTGATGCAGGCCACCGCGCGCCGGGAACTCGCCGAGCGGCGGGCCGAGGTGGTGCGGGCGGTGCGGGCCGTGGCGCCGGGGCTTCAGTTCGTCAACGGCGGCGGGACCGGCAGTGTGCAGCACACCGCCGCCGAGGACTCCGTCACCGAGATCGGGGCCGGGTCGGGGCTGTATGTGCCGCGGCTGTTCGACAACTACACGTCCTTCAGGGGGCGTCCGGCCGCGCTGTTCGCCCAGCCGGTCGTGCGCCGGCCGGGGGTCGGGGTGGTGACCGTGCTCGGCGGTGGGTATCCGGCCTCGGGTGCGGCCGGGCCCGACCGGCTGCCGGTGCCGTATCTGCCGGAGGGGCTGCGGTACGACCCGCAGGAGGGGCCCGGCGAGGTGCAGACGCCGCTGCTCGGCTCCCCCGCCGACGATCTGCTGATCGGCGACAAGGTGTGGTTCCGGCACGCCAAGGCGGGTGAGCTGTGCGAGCGGTTCGAGGAGCTCCATCTCATCGAGGGGGACTCGGTGACGGCCACTGTGCCGACGTATCGGGGTGAGGGGCACACCTTCCTCTAGATGATGGCCGAGGCGGCCGGAGCGATCGAGTGGATCGTGGGTCTGTCGCCTGGGACGCGGGGCTCGGCTGTGGCGTAGCGGAAGCCCGAGCGTGGGCTCGCCCGGTCCGGAGTCCCCGCCGTACCGGCTGCGAAAAGCGCTGTCGGGCAAATGGATCAAGCTGATAGAACTACCGCCGTGCACAAGACTCTGGAGTTTCCCGATCTGCTGCGGCTGATCGACGAACGGGCAACCGCCTTCCGCGCCGCGATCGCCGCCGCGCCCAGCCTCGACCTGCCCGTGCCGACCTGCCCCGGGTGGACGCTGTCCGACCTGGTGCAGCACATCGGCGAGGGCCGCCGCCGCTGGGCCGCCACCGTCGCCGCCGGGCCGGACGCCACGTCCAGGACCCCGGCCCAGGGTGACGCGGTCGCGCCGCAGGAGCGCGAGGCCGTGCAGGCCTGGCTGGCCGCCTCGACCGAGCTGTTGCTGGCGGCCCTGCGGGAGGCCGGTCCGGACCAGGGCTGCTTCACCGGCTGGGGCAAGACGCAGACGCCGCACACCGCCGGTGGCGTCGCCCGGCACCAGGTCCAGGAGCTCGCGGTGCACACCTACGACGCCCAGCTCAGCGTGGGCGAACCGGCCGCACTGCCTGTCGAGTTGGCGCTCGACGGCGTCGAGGAGACCCTGTTCATCACCTGCTTCACGACGAGCCCCTGGCCGCACAAGCCCACCGCCTTCGACTTCCACGCCACCGAAGGCCGCTCCTGGCGCCTCACGGCCGACGGCGACGGGGCAAGGACCACCCGGCTGCCCGCCACCGGCGAGGACCCGGACGCGGCAGGCGTCTCCGTTCGCGGCACGGCCAGTGATCTGGTCCTCTACCTGTACGACCGCATTCCGGCGGACTCCATGCAACTCGACGGGGACCCGGAGCTGCTCGACCTGCTCCGCGCCTGGGTACCGGAGGACTAGGCGGGACGACACGCCACCGCGTACAAACCGGCCGCTTGAATCGCGAACGGTCTCGTACCGAACGGTGGCGGTCTCACTGGATGATCGATTCCAGGGGTCGGCTGCGCGCCTGAGCCGGGGCAGCCCGGCTACGACAAGAGGCTGCGGAAGGCGGCCGGGCTCATCCGGCACGTCATGCGCGAGTTGGCCACGGACACCGCGCTGTGGACCGACGACGTGTGGGTGGTGGACTCCACACCGGTCGGGTGCGGTCGCTCCCGGGAGACCGTCAGGCGCTCCGACCCGGCTGGGTGGGCGCAGTACGGCTACTGCGCCGGCCACACGCGCTGCTTCTGGGGACTTCGGCTGCACCTGCTGTGCACGCCGGGCGGGCTGCACCCCCAGCGGCGTGATGGTCCGCGTGCTTCAGCGAATCCTCGCGCTGACCGCCGCCATCTGGCACAACGAGCACACCGTTCAGCCCGTCATGCGGTCGCTGACTGCCTACGACCACTGACGGCTTGGAATCGATCATCTGGCTCAGGTCCTGTGGCTCAGTCCGTCGTGCGCCGGATGCCCTGCGTGAAGCGGTCCATGTCGGCCAGTGGCGGCCCGTCCTCGCCCGCGTCGAGGACGTAGCGGACGAGGACCGGCGCCTCGGTGCCGGCGGGGGACGCGAAGGCGAGGGACTGGACGTATCCGCCCGGTCCCTCGGCGGTCCTGACCCGCCAGCGCACGAAGTAGCCGGCGCGGCCTGCCACCTTGACCGTGCCGGACTTGACGACCTGGTGGGACTCGATGCCGCCGAAGGGGCGCCGGCCGACGCGGTCGCGGTCATAGGCCTCGTCGGCCGCCTCCTCGATGTCCGCCTTGGCGAGGGCCTCGGGGGACGTCTCGCCGTTCTGGGGCGCCGTGCGCGAGATGACCTTGCCGTGCCGGCAGAGGCCGAAGTCGTCGCCGGGGCATTCGTAGGTACCGTCCGTGGACATGAGGACGTCGGGCTCGGTGAAGGTCTGCGGCCTGACCCAGCCGTCGAGCAACGGCAGTGTGATGCCGTTGAGTTGGTCCTCCACGACGGCCGGGTCGTCGGCGGAGGGCTCGGAGGTGGACCCCGAGGGGGTGGGGGTGCGGGTGGGGGTGTCGGTGGCCGGCTCACGGGGTGCGGGATCCGAGGTCGCGAGCGTCGGCGCGGTGTTCACCTCCGTGCCCCCGTCGTCCTTGCCGAGCACGATCGCGCCCGTGACGATCGCGGTGACCAGGACGGCTCCGGCGGCGATGAGGGCGATGACCTTGGACCGCTGCGCGGCGACGTCACCGGCGGACGGCGAACCGGGCACCGGCGGCGGCAACGGCACCGGCGGTCCCGGAACCTCGGGAGCGCGCCGGTGCTCGGTCCAGGCCGTTCCGTCCCACCAGCGCTCCAGGTGCGGGGCCTTGGGGTCGCGGTACCAGCCGGGCGAGGGTGTCATGCTCATCCCGGCCACTGTAGGGCGGCCTACAGCGGCGTGACGTACGCCCCCGAGATTCCGCCGTCGACCAGGAAGTCGGTGGCGTTCACGAAGGAGGAGTCGTCGCTGGCCAGGAAGGCGACGGCGGCGGCGATCTCCTCGGCCTCGGCGAAACGGCCGACCGGGATGTGGACGAGGCGGCGCGCGGCGCGCTCCGGGTCCTTGGCGAACAGCTCCTGGAGAAGAGGGGTGTTGACCGGTCCCGGGCACAGGGCGTTGACCCGGATGCCGTCGCGGGCGAACTGCACGCCCAGTTCGCGGGACATGGCCAGCACGCCGCCCTTGGAGGCCGTGTACGAGATCTGGGAGGTGGCCGCGCCCATCCGGGCCACGAAGGACGCCGTGTTGATGATGGAGCCCTTGCCCTGCTGCCGCATGTAGGGGATGGCGGCCTTGCAGCACAGGTAGACGGAGGTCAGGTTGACCTCCTGGACACGCTTCCAGGCCTCCAGGCCGGTCTCCAGGATGGAGTCGTCGTCGGGCGGCGAGATGCCGGCGTTGTTGAAGGCGATGTCGACGCTGCCGTAGGTGTCGTACGCCGTCCTGAACAGCGCCTCCACCTGCTCGGGGTCGGTGACGTCGACCTTCACGAAGATCCCGCCGACCTCCTCGGCGGCGGCCTTGCCGCGCTGCTCGTCGACGTCGCCGCAGACGACGTGGGCGCCCTCGGAGGCGAGCCGGCGGGCGGTCGCGAGGCCGATGCCGCTGCCGGCTCCGGTGATGACGGCCGTACGGCCCACCAGACGGCGGCAGATGATTCCCTCGGTGTTGTCGGTCATGAGCGGCTCAGGCCTCCGTGCTGATGAAGACGTTCTTGGTTTCGGTGAAGGCGGTCAGGGCGTCCGGGCCCAGCTCACGGCCGATGCCGGACTGCTTGAAGCCGCCGAAGGGGGTCCAGTAGCGGACGCTGGAGTGGGAGTTGACGGACAGGTTGCCGGCCCGGACCGCCTGGGAGACGCGCAGGGCGCGGCCGACGTCACGGGTCCAGATGGAGCCGGAGAGGCCGTAGTCGGTGGCGTTGGCGAGGGCCACGGCGTCCGCCTCGTCGTCGAAGGGGAGGACTACGGCGACGGGGCCGAAGACCTCCTCGGCGGCAACGCGCGCGCGTGGGTCGACGTCGGTGAGGACGGTGGGCGGGAACCAGAAGCCGGGGCCTTCGGGGGCCTTGCCGCGGATGCCGGGCGCGTCGGAGTCGACGTACGAACGCACCCGCTCCAGCTGGGCCTTGGAGATCAGCGGGCCCATCTGGGTGCTCTCGTCGGCCGGGTCGCCGACCGTCACCGCCTCGATCGCCGGGCTCAGCAGCTCCAGGAAGCGGTCGTAGGCGGAGCGCTGGACGAGGATGCGGGTACGGGCGCAGCAGTCCTGGCCGGAGTTGTCGAGGAAGGACATGGGGGTGGCGGCCGCGGCGGCTTCGAGGTCGGCGTCGGCGAAGACGATGTTGGGGCTCTTGCCGCCGAGTTCGAGGGTGACGCGCTTGAGGAGCGCAGAGCCCTTCGCCAGCACCTGTTTGCCCACGGTCGTCGACCCGGTGAAGACGATCTTCGCGACGCCCGGGTGCTCGACGAGAGCGTTGCCCGCGACGGGGCCGTGGCCGGGCAGCACCTGGAACAGGCCCTCGGGAAGCCCCGCCTCCAGGGCGAGCTCCGCCAGCCGCAGCGCGGTCAGCGGGGTCGTCTCGGCGGGCTTGAGGAGGACGGCGTTGCCTGCCGCGAGCGCCGGGGCCGTGCCCCAGGCCGCGATCGGCATCGGGAAGTTCCAGGGTGCGATGACGCCGACGACGCCGAGCGGTTCGAGGATCGTGACGTTCAGGCCACCGGGCACCGGGATCTGGTGTCCGGTCAGCCGCTCCACTCCCCCGGCCGCGTAGTCGAGCAGGTCGCGGACGTTGCCCGCCTCCCAGCGGGCGTTGCCGATGGTGTGCCCGGCCTCGCGGACCTCCAACTGGGCGAGTTCTTCCAGGTGTCCGTCCACGGCGACGGCGAACCGGCGCAGCAGCCGGGCGCGTTCGCCGGGTGCGAGGGAGGCCCACCGGGACTGCGCCTTCGTGGCGCGTACGACGGCCGCGTCCACGTCGGCCGCGGTGGCGGCCGGGACGGTGGCGACGACCTCCTCGGTGGCGGGGTTCAGTACTTCCAGTACGTGCTCGGAAGACACGAGGGGCCTCACAGGCGTTCGAAGGAGCGGCGCAGCTCCCAGTCGGTGACCGCGGCGTCGAAGGCGTCCAGCTCGACGCGCGCCATGTTGCGGTAGTGGGCGACGACCTCGTCGCCGAAGGCTGCCTTGGCGATCGGGCTGTTCTCCCAGAGCTCGGCGGCCTCACGCAGCGTGGTGGGCACGTGCGCGAAATCGGCGGCGTAGGCGTTGCCCGGGCAGGGCTCGGGCAGCTCCAGCTTCTGCTCGATGCCGTAGAGACCGGCCGCGACCAGTCCCGCCACGGCGAGGTACGGGTTGACGTCGCCGCCGGGGAGTCGGTTCTCGAAGCGCATCGAGCGGCCGTGGCCGACGACGCGCAGCGCACAGGTCCGGTTGTCGTAGCCCCAGGCGACGGCGGTCGGGGCGAAGGAGCCCGGCTGGAACCGCTTGTAGGAGTTGATATTGGGGGCGTAGAGGAGCGAGAAGTCCCGCAGGGCGGCCAATTGCCCGGCGAGGAAGTGCCGCATGACCTCGGACATGCCACCGGGGTCGTCCGAGGAGCCCGCCATGGCGTTGTTCCCGGCCGGGTCGGCGAGCGAGAGGTGGATGGGGCAGGAGTTGCCCTCGCGCTCGTTGTACTTGGCCATGAAGGTGATCGAGACGCCCTCCTGGGCGGCGATCTCCTTGGCGCCGGTCTTGTAGACGGCGTGCTGGTCGCAGGTGACGAGGGCGTCGTCGTACTTGAACGCGATCTCGTGCTGGCCGGGGTTGCATTCGCCCTTGGCGGACTCGACGGTGAGGCCGGCGGCCGTCATCTCGTTGCGGATGCGGCGCAGCAGGGGCTCGATCCGCCCGGTGCCCAGCACCGAGTAGTCGATGTTGTACTGGTTGGCCGGGGTCAGCCCGCGGTAGTTCGCGTCCCAGGCCTGCTCGTAGGTGTCCTTGAAGACGATGAACTCCAGCTCGGTGCCGACCTTGGCCGTGTACCCGTGCTCGGCGAGCCGCTCCAGCTGGCGGCGCAGGATCTGGCGGGGCGCGGCCACCACCGGGGACCCGTCGATCCAGGCCAGGTCGGCGACGAGCATGGCCGTACCCGCGTTCCAGGGCACGCGGCGCAGCGTGGTCAGGTCGGGGTGCATGGCGAAGTCGCCGTAGCCGCGGTCCCAGGAGGACATCGCGTAGCCGTCGACGGTGTTCATCTCGGTGTCGACGGCGAGAAGGTAGTTGCAGCCCTCGGTGCCGTGGTGCAGGACCTCGTCGAGGAAGAAGCGGGCGGCGAACCGCTTGCCCTGGAGCCGCCCTTGCATATCGGGGAAGGCCAGGACGACAGTGTCGATCTCACCGCTGGCGACGAGGGCGTGCAGCTCCTCGACGCTCAGCGGGGGTGTGCGGTCTGCCACGGGAGAGCCTCCATTCGGCTACTTCGGTCAGCCGGAAGCCATAAGGTATTGCCGGGGACCATTGATTGGGAAGGGGGTCCGGCCATATGTCGCAGTCCGACCACATGCCGCAGGCGGGCGCGGAGCACGGGGCGCCCGACGCCGACGACCGACTGACGTCGGTACTGCGGCCGGTGCGGGCCGGCAACGGCTTCGAGGAGGCCCTGGAGCAGATCCTCCAGGTCGTCCGGCTCGGCCTGGTGCCGGGCGGCGAACGGCTGCCGGCGGAGCGTGAGCTGGCCGACCGGCTCGGGATCAGCCGGGTGACGCTGCGCGAGGTGCTGAAAGTGCTCCAGGACCAGGGCCTGGTGGAGTCGCGGCGCGGGCGCTACGGCGGCACGTTCGTGCTGCCGCGCCCCGAGACCCCGGGCGAGGAGGAGCTGCGCCGCCGCCTGAAGGACGTGGACGTCGAGGACACGCTGCGCTTCCGTGAGGTGCTGGAGGTGGGTGCGGCCGGGCTGTGCGCGGCGCACGGGCTGGACGAGGGGCAGGCCGACCGGCTGCGCGAGGCCCTGGTGCGCACGCACGACGCCCCGCTCGCCGAGTACCGCCGCCTGGACACCCTGCTGCACCTGACACTCGCCGAGCTGTCCGGCTCCCCCACGCTCACCGCCCAGTACGTGGCCGTCCGCGCGAGAGTCAACGACCTGCTCGACTGCATCCCGCTCCTCGTGCGCAACCTGGAGCACTCCCAGCGCCAGCACACCGCCCTGGTGGAGGCCGTGATCGAGGGCAACGCCGAGTGCGCGCGGGAGATCATGCGCGAGCACTGCGGGGGCACGGCGGCGCTGTTGCGCGGCTTCCTCGGCTGAGCCGCGGCACGTTGCGGCGAGCCAAGGATTTACGGGCGATTAACGCAGGGGTATTGCCTTCCCGCGGCCGACACCGCAAAGGTATGGATCCATTCCATTGAGCCGGAGCTCGGTCGACCTCACCGTGCCCGGACACGCCCGGTGCCCACCGCCCGTGGAAAGTTGGCCCATGTCCCTGGAATCCACAAGCACACCCCCCGCCGAGACGGACGACTATCTGGAGCGCAGAACGCTGCGCCGCGGCAGCGCCGGCTGGGTGCTGCTGACCGGCCTCGGCGTCGCCTACGTCGTCTCCGGCGACTACTCGGGTTGGAACTTCGGCCTGGCCGAAGGCGGCTTCGGGGGCCTGGCGATCGCCATGGTGCTCATGGGCGCGATGTACGCGTGCATGGTCTTCGCGCTCGCCGAGCTGTCCTCGATCCTGCCGACGGCGGGCGGCGGCTACGGCTTCGCCCGCCGGGCACTGGGCCCGTGGGGCGGCTTCCTGACGGGTACGGCGATCCTGATCGAGTACGTCCTCGCGCCCGCCGCCATCGTCATCTTCATCGGCGACTACGTCGAGTCGCTGGGCCTGTTCGGCCTGGAGTCCGGCTGGCCGGTGTACCTGGTCTGTTTCGCGATCTTCCTGGGCATCCACCTGTGGGGCGTGGGTGAGGCGCTGCGCTTCAGCTTCGTCGTGACCGGCATCGCGGTGGTCGCCCTGCTCGTGTTCGCGCTGACGGCGCTGCCGGACTTCTCGGTGGGATCGCTGGACGACATCCCGGTCGACACGTCGGCGGCGGGGTCGAGCTCGTGGCTGCCCTTCGGCCTGCTCGGCATCTGGGCGGCGTTCCCCTTCGGGATGTGGTTCTTCCTGGGCGTCGAGGGCGTGCCGCTGGCCGCCGAGGAGACCAAGGAGCCGGCCCGCACGCTGCCGAAGGCGATCCGCTGGTCGATGGCCGTCCTGGTGGTACTGGCCGTGGTGACCTTCTTCGCTGCCGCCGGTGCGCGTGGCTCGGCGGCGATCCAGGAGGCGGGCAACCCGCTGGTCGAGGCGCTTCAGCCGGACGGCAAGGCCACGACGCTGAGCCGGATCGTGAACTACGCGGGTCTGGCGGGCCTGGTGGCGTGTTCTTCTCCTTGATCTACGCGGGCTCGCGCCAGCTGTTCGCCCTGTCCCGCGCGGGCTACCTGCCCCGCTTCCTCTCCCTCACCAGCCGCCGCAAGGCGCCGTACCTGGGTCTGCTGGTGCCCGGCACGATCGGCTTCCTGCTGGCGGCCGTGTCGGGCGACGGCGCCCGGATGCTGAACATCGCGGTCTTCGGCGCGACCATCTCCTACGCGCTGATGTCCCTGTCGCACATCGTGCTGCGCCGCCGCGAGCCGGAACTCCCGCGGCCGTACCGCACGCCGGGCGGGGTGCTGACGTCGTCCGTCGCCCTGGTGCTGGCGTGCGCGGCGCTGGTGGCGACGTTCCTGGTGGACGTCACGGCGGCGTTGATCGCGCTGGCGGTGTACGTCGTCGCGATCGGGTACTTCGGCCTGTACAGCCGTAAGCGGCTGGTGGCGAAGGCACCGGAGGAGGAGTTCGCGGCGCTGGCGGCGGCCGAGGCAGAGTTGGCACGGGACTGAACCGTCGACTGTGAGGGAGTTGTGGTGGCCAGGCCGTTGATCGGTGTCAGCACCTATCTGGAGTCCGGTGCGCGCTGGGGCGTGTGGGAGCTGGAGGCAGCGCTGCTGCCGGCCGGTTATCCGCGGCTGGTGCAGCGGGCGGGTGGCCTGGCCGCGATGCTTCCGCCGGACGACCCGGCGCACGCGGCCGCGGCCGTGGCCCGGCTGGACGGGCTGGTCATCGCGGGCGGCCCCGATGTGGAGCCCGTACGGTACGGCGCCGAGCCGCACCCCCGCACCGGGCCGCCGGCGCGGGCGCGGGACACCTGGGAGCTGGCCCTGATCGACGCGGCGCTGGCCGCGGGCGTCCCTCTGCTGGGCATCTGCCGCGGCATGCAGCTGCTGAACGTCGCCCTCGGCGGCACGCTCGTCCAGCACATCGACGGGCACGCGGAGGTCGTGGGCGTCTTCGGCAGCCACACCGTGAAGCCGGTGCCGGGGAGTCTGTACGCCGGTGTCGTGCCGGAGGAGACGTCGGTGCCGACCTATCACCACCAGGCCGTGGAGCGCCTGGGCGAGGGGCTGGTCGCGTCGGCGTATGCGGGGGACGGGACGGTGGAGGCGGTGGAACTGGCGTCCGGGGGCTGGGTGTTGGGGGTGCAGTGGCATCCGGAGATGGGGGAGGATCTGCGGGTGATGCGGGGGTTGGTGCGGGCCGCCGGTGGCTGACCGGGGGATTTCGCCCCCGCCGCCCCTACCTGTCCCATCCCCCAGGGGCTCCGCCCCTTCAACCCCGCCAGGGGGCTCCGCCCCCCCCGGACCCCCGCTCCTCAAACGCCGGAGGGGCTGAATAAGCCCGTCCGGCGCTTGAGGATGAGACCACACCGTCCCCAGCCCCCACCCACCCGCTGAGGGCTTCGCCTCTGAAGCGCCGGCCCGCAATCCCAGCCCGTCCGGCGTTTGAGGACGAGTCCCGTTCAGGGCCGAAGCGGGGGTCTGGGGGCGGCAGCCCCCAGGGACGGGACGGGACTACCCGCGTGTCAGCGACAGCAGGTCCCGGGCCGGGCCCACCGGGCGGTGGCCCGTCGGCCAGACCGCCCTCAGGTCCCGCGCCAACGACACCCCCGCCACCGGCACACTCACCAGGCGCCGCATCGCCAGCTCCTCCCCCACGGCGAGTTCGCTCAGCACCGCCGGCCCCGCCCCGCTCACCGCCGCCGCCTTCACCGCCGTGGTCGAGGACAGCTCGATCAGGGGGCGGGCCAGCCCGCCCAGGGCCGCGTCGAGGACCTGTCGCGTTCCCGAGCCCTTCTCGCGCAGGATCAGCGGCGTCGCCGCCAGTTCCGACGCCTCCAGCGAGCGTCGGCGCCGGGCCCAGGCGTGGCCCGGCGCTGTCACCACGATGAGGTTGTCGTGGGCGATGACCACGGAGTCCAGCCCCGTCGGAGCGGTCAGCCCCTCCACAAACCCCAGGTCCGCCTCGTCCGCCAGCAGCCGCTCCGCCACCGCCGC contains the following coding sequences:
- a CDS encoding LysR family transcriptional regulator, whose product is MTEAAEGQFRAGTLAHRVPDLGALELLLAVARLGSLGGAARELGITQPAASSRIRSMERQLGVALVDRSPRGSRLTDAGALVTDWARRIMEAAEAFDAGAQALRDRRDSRLRVAASMTIAEYLLPGWLLALRAQRPDTAVSLLAGNSAAVAERLLADEADLGFVEGLTAPTGLDSVVIAHDNLIVVTAPGHAWARRRRSLEASELAATPLILREKGSGTRQVLDAALGGLARPLIELSSTTAVKAAAVSGAGPAVLSELAVGEELAMRRLVSVPVAGVSLARDLRAVWPTGHRPVGPARDLLSLTRG